A single genomic interval of Natronolimnobius sp. AArcel1 harbors:
- a CDS encoding methyl-accepting chemotaxis protein has protein sequence METADGDGDGDPFHRRVYDKVRSRYFLKIGIAILVVTVTLLGAGYVALAQAEASVEADAEETMINAADREAQAIDDFVRDRGEHAQRISDDQFLSDMDTRPLRVDLQSNVQILPEDVQTIHYFDMDNETIEVSSDHEREGETVDESDRPWAVDYDSFAHPNDIRSFEPYETDDGQQMGFISPVSRHTSHAIVIEVDLSEQSDLLTAPMNGSAMQVVSTESGQVTLAEDPDTVLEEYALLEELPHLQSNVTEPQLDRVTTDLEALEDNDVAVATVPLEEKPWAVTVAAPESTVFGTVGEVTQAIGVLIGIAVLGFVVVGGVISRDVNNSLERMTGYAEEIENGNLDVEISQSRTDEFGDLSTLFARIRDTLENQLSEVEQRAQEAEAAKEQAEQAKAEAETAEADAEQAKADAEALSQHLEQKAEQYRGSIEAAADGDLTRRLETDSESQAMTEIGEALNEMLADIEAMVVQIQDVAEQVDERSEDVTASTAEIEASSGEVAESIEEISAGAETQSEKLNTAAAAMSDLSATIEEVASSSETVAEQSGHAAELGQEGAVAASDAVERMDRIESKAVDTAAEMDSLQEEVERIGEVVELIDRIAEETNMLALNASIEAATAGEAGDGFAVVASEVKSLAEETADATDEVDSLVRTVEASTESVAADMSEMETEIEDGRETIDRTLTTLESIVESVEDANAGVQSIDEATDDQAASAQEVSTMVDEISSVGEETADGAQNVSAAAEEQTSAVTEIAGNAASLSDRATELQSLVGRFETDADANADVSGSQSGDVRIVADDD, from the coding sequence ATGGAGACCGCAGACGGCGACGGGGACGGCGATCCGTTCCATCGTCGAGTATACGACAAGGTTCGGAGTCGATATTTTCTCAAAATTGGAATCGCGATTCTCGTCGTCACTGTTACGCTGCTTGGGGCGGGGTACGTCGCGCTCGCACAGGCGGAAGCGAGCGTCGAGGCCGATGCCGAAGAAACGATGATCAACGCCGCTGACCGGGAGGCACAGGCAATCGACGACTTCGTGCGCGACCGCGGTGAGCATGCCCAGCGAATCTCTGATGATCAGTTCCTTTCGGACATGGATACCAGGCCGCTCCGGGTGGATCTCCAGTCGAACGTTCAGATCCTTCCTGAGGACGTACAGACGATCCACTACTTCGACATGGACAACGAAACCATCGAGGTCAGTTCAGACCATGAACGAGAGGGTGAGACGGTTGACGAATCTGATCGACCGTGGGCGGTCGACTACGATTCATTCGCACACCCGAACGACATCCGCTCGTTCGAGCCGTACGAGACTGATGACGGCCAGCAGATGGGATTTATTAGTCCAGTCAGTCGCCACACAAGCCATGCGATTGTCATCGAGGTTGATCTCTCCGAACAGAGTGACCTCCTCACAGCGCCGATGAACGGGAGCGCTATGCAGGTGGTGTCTACGGAAAGCGGTCAGGTAACCCTCGCTGAGGACCCGGACACAGTTCTCGAGGAGTACGCCCTTCTCGAGGAACTTCCACACCTCCAGTCGAACGTAACGGAGCCACAACTTGATCGCGTGACGACCGACCTCGAGGCACTCGAGGACAACGATGTCGCCGTCGCGACGGTTCCGCTCGAGGAGAAACCGTGGGCGGTGACCGTCGCCGCACCAGAGAGTACCGTCTTCGGGACGGTCGGTGAGGTAACACAGGCAATCGGCGTATTGATCGGGATCGCCGTCCTCGGTTTCGTCGTCGTTGGCGGCGTCATCTCGCGGGACGTCAACAACTCGCTCGAGAGGATGACCGGGTACGCCGAGGAGATCGAAAACGGAAATCTCGACGTCGAGATTAGCCAGTCCAGAACCGACGAATTCGGTGATCTCTCGACGCTGTTTGCTCGGATTCGCGATACGCTCGAGAATCAACTCTCGGAAGTCGAACAACGGGCCCAAGAAGCAGAGGCTGCCAAAGAGCAGGCCGAACAGGCCAAAGCCGAGGCTGAGACGGCGGAAGCGGACGCCGAACAGGCAAAGGCCGATGCGGAGGCACTCAGCCAACACTTAGAGCAGAAAGCCGAGCAGTACCGCGGGTCGATTGAGGCTGCCGCTGACGGTGATCTCACCCGTCGCCTCGAGACGGACAGCGAGAGTCAGGCGATGACCGAGATCGGCGAGGCACTCAACGAGATGCTGGCCGACATCGAGGCGATGGTCGTGCAGATTCAGGACGTCGCCGAACAGGTCGACGAGCGGAGCGAGGACGTCACCGCCTCGACCGCGGAGATCGAAGCCTCGAGCGGAGAGGTCGCCGAGAGTATCGAGGAGATTTCGGCGGGTGCGGAAACCCAAAGCGAGAAGCTCAATACGGCCGCGGCGGCGATGAGCGACCTTTCGGCGACGATAGAAGAGGTCGCGTCCTCCTCGGAGACGGTTGCCGAACAGTCCGGCCACGCGGCCGAGCTGGGCCAGGAGGGCGCAGTCGCGGCGAGCGACGCCGTCGAACGGATGGACCGGATCGAGTCAAAGGCTGTCGATACGGCTGCGGAGATGGACTCGTTGCAAGAAGAGGTCGAGCGAATCGGCGAAGTCGTCGAGTTGATTGATCGAATTGCTGAGGAAACCAATATGCTGGCCCTGAACGCCTCCATCGAGGCGGCGACGGCCGGCGAGGCTGGTGATGGGTTCGCTGTCGTCGCGAGCGAGGTCAAGTCGCTCGCAGAGGAAACCGCCGACGCGACTGACGAGGTCGACTCCCTCGTTCGGACGGTCGAAGCATCGACGGAATCCGTCGCTGCGGACATGAGTGAGATGGAGACGGAGATCGAGGATGGCCGCGAGACGATTGACAGAACGCTCACGACGCTTGAGTCGATCGTCGAGAGCGTCGAGGATGCGAACGCTGGCGTCCAGTCGATTGACGAAGCGACCGACGATCAGGCGGCGTCAGCACAGGAAGTCTCGACGATGGTTGACGAGATCTCGAGCGTCGGCGAGGAGACTGCTGACGGGGCACAGAACGTCTCAGCTGCGGCGGAAGAGCAGACAAGCGCGGTGACCGAAATCGCTGGTAACGCGGCGTCACTTTCGGATCGTGCGACGGAGTTGCAGTCGCTGGTTGGTCGCTTCGAAACGGATGCGGATGCGAACGCGGACGTGAGTGGGAGCCAGTCCGGCGACGTGAGGATTGTCGCCGACGACGACTGA
- a CDS encoding NAD+ synthase codes for MIDLRFSDAELDQRRNHILAFIQDQVAAAGVDGAVLGLSGGIDSTLTAYLAVDALGAENVHGLVLPATVSSEDNMSDAERVAQDLKISYDVIEIEPLVDSLLEVYPDAEGDREAVGNARARVRGVLNYLVANHEHRLVLGTGNRSEAAVGYFTKYGDGAVDCHPIGNLYKGQVRQLARHVGVPEDLAAKTATAELWADQTDEGELGLSYETLDSILATYIDGPLSAGATCRLLEVDADTVEQVRTLYEQSEHKRTVPPAPSPLE; via the coding sequence ATGATCGACCTTCGGTTTTCGGACGCAGAATTGGACCAGCGACGCAATCACATTCTGGCCTTTATTCAGGACCAAGTTGCTGCGGCGGGTGTCGACGGGGCCGTACTGGGACTTTCCGGAGGCATTGACAGCACGCTGACGGCGTATCTCGCTGTCGACGCACTCGGTGCCGAGAATGTTCACGGACTCGTCTTGCCGGCGACCGTCAGTAGCGAAGACAACATGAGTGATGCCGAACGGGTCGCACAGGACCTCAAGATTAGCTACGACGTAATCGAAATCGAGCCGCTCGTCGACTCGCTACTCGAGGTGTATCCCGACGCTGAAGGGGATCGGGAAGCGGTTGGAAACGCTCGTGCACGCGTTCGCGGCGTGTTGAACTATCTAGTGGCGAATCACGAGCATCGCCTCGTGCTCGGGACGGGCAACCGTAGCGAGGCCGCCGTTGGCTACTTCACCAAGTACGGGGACGGTGCGGTGGACTGTCACCCAATCGGGAACCTCTACAAAGGGCAGGTTCGCCAGCTCGCACGCCACGTCGGCGTCCCCGAGGATCTGGCGGCGAAAACCGCGACTGCAGAGCTGTGGGCCGACCAGACCGATGAAGGTGAACTGGGGCTCAGCTACGAGACGCTCGATTCGATTCTCGCGACGTACATCGATGGGCCGCTGTCTGCCGGCGCGACATGTCGGCTGCTCGAGGTTGACGCGGACACTGTCGAACAGGTGCGGACGCTGTACGAGCAAAGCGAGCACAAGCGGACCGTCCCGCCGGCACCGTCGCCACTCGAGTGA
- a CDS encoding ArsR family transcriptional regulator — protein MSHCQPEERPLDEYFSTLASGYRRRLLVVLLTHNPHDDDDPQIPTDLETDSEERHTPKVEIVHTHLPKLEDAGFIKWDQEAHVVRKGPRFDELRPLLELLVTHVDELPTDYR, from the coding sequence ATGAGTCACTGTCAACCTGAAGAGAGACCTCTGGACGAGTACTTTAGCACCTTAGCGAGTGGGTACCGACGTCGGTTACTCGTTGTATTACTCACGCACAATCCACACGATGACGATGACCCACAGATCCCCACTGATCTCGAGACGGACAGCGAGGAGCGACACACTCCAAAGGTAGAAATTGTCCACACCCATCTCCCAAAACTCGAGGACGCCGGATTCATCAAATGGGATCAAGAGGCACACGTCGTGCGAAAGGGACCACGGTTCGACGAACTCCGTCCGCTACTGGAGTTGCTGGTCACTCACGTGGATGAGCTTCCCACTGACTATCGCTGA
- a CDS encoding bacterio-opsin activator domain-containing protein: protein MSPVPTPDEVFDVFVTLGPPGTPFTTPEVAEEFDCTDRTIYNRLETLVEGDRIQTKKVGAKGRVWWQPVESEQSGSVGLNGDIEQLRSLPVFDSNLIGVIVWGEDITITDANDAFLEMAGLDYQEALGTSWRDLTPEAFYSTSERHLQEVEETGSGVPYEKQYYHADGSRWWGLFESRRLNESEKVEFVVDITERKQRERLLKAQKELLELIATDAPLETCLSALCAAVPRLGTGVRASIMLADDERDSFQRPIAPDLQPSWGDGLEDAPINDLMIGTCGEAVFRGDGITCEDVTTDDRWSEEWRELCVANDVLAGRSEPIRNASGEPLGSFMLCFDEPRGPTEWERQVTDFGTYIAGIAVEREHSRRALLEVNNALERLNEATRELIDADTETIADRVAPLAREVLDVECAALWRYDDRNGELEEHAVDTAGTVDVDTVEVTTEVSDAVWQTFVGTSGVHVEPDLDGQDDGSSPLGSFVTVPLGRHGVLWFGSPGADSFDDRMGDLAKATAASVETAWNRAEGEQRLAERNEELKRLDRLNALIRGVHQQLVDADSREVIERAVVDQFADSDLYEFAWVGTREPGTDTIIPRAWAGVDDGYLETLSIRTNGTTPDEDPMAAAIRTGDLQVVGDVAIDPRAASWREPTLERGVRSCIAVPLRYNGTAYGVLAVYTARLQPDERDNPVLAELGETIAHAIDAVETKRTLLTDSVTELTLEIYEGDTVLVKLAQEIDSEITFDGLVPLNGGAARLFFTAHDVTAKQVRDVAHCLPGVAAVTLLREAETESEFKLKATEPTVASHVVKNGGIVRSLTVTGQAITVVVDQPANATVREFVETIQAEYPSADLVARHSRDRSIKTPEDLRVVLSERLTARQREILEMAYRSGYFESPRIRTGRDLSEALDVTQSTFSHHLREGERRLCELVFDRL, encoded by the coding sequence ATGAGTCCTGTGCCCACGCCGGATGAGGTCTTCGACGTGTTCGTCACACTCGGACCGCCCGGTACACCGTTCACGACGCCAGAGGTCGCCGAGGAGTTCGACTGTACTGATCGAACGATTTACAATCGGCTCGAGACGCTCGTCGAGGGCGACAGGATACAGACGAAGAAGGTCGGTGCCAAAGGGCGCGTCTGGTGGCAACCCGTTGAAAGCGAGCAGTCAGGAAGCGTGGGCTTGAACGGAGACATCGAACAACTCCGCTCTCTTCCCGTGTTCGACTCTAACCTGATCGGCGTTATCGTTTGGGGCGAAGACATCACGATCACTGACGCGAACGACGCCTTCCTCGAAATGGCCGGGCTCGACTACCAGGAGGCACTCGGCACGTCGTGGCGAGACCTCACGCCAGAGGCGTTCTACTCGACCTCGGAGCGACATCTACAGGAGGTTGAGGAGACTGGCAGCGGCGTCCCCTACGAAAAGCAGTACTATCACGCGGATGGGTCGCGCTGGTGGGGGTTGTTCGAATCGCGGCGACTGAACGAGAGTGAGAAAGTGGAGTTCGTCGTGGACATCACCGAGCGCAAGCAACGAGAACGATTGCTGAAAGCCCAAAAAGAGTTGCTCGAACTGATCGCCACGGATGCGCCACTCGAGACGTGCCTCTCCGCGCTGTGCGCTGCTGTCCCCCGGCTTGGGACTGGTGTCCGGGCCAGTATCATGCTCGCTGACGACGAGCGCGACTCGTTCCAGCGCCCCATTGCTCCAGACTTGCAGCCGTCGTGGGGAGACGGACTCGAGGACGCACCGATCAACGACCTCATGATCGGCACCTGCGGAGAAGCGGTGTTCCGCGGCGATGGTATCACCTGCGAGGATGTCACGACCGACGACAGATGGTCAGAGGAGTGGCGTGAACTCTGCGTCGCGAACGACGTCCTCGCTGGGCGTTCAGAACCCATTCGGAATGCATCAGGCGAGCCCCTGGGATCGTTCATGCTCTGCTTTGACGAACCTCGAGGGCCGACCGAGTGGGAACGCCAAGTGACGGACTTCGGCACCTATATCGCCGGTATCGCGGTGGAGCGCGAACACTCTCGCCGAGCACTACTGGAAGTCAACAACGCCCTCGAACGCCTCAACGAGGCGACTCGAGAGCTTATCGACGCCGATACCGAGACTATCGCAGATCGCGTCGCACCGCTCGCACGGGAGGTGCTCGATGTCGAGTGCGCTGCCCTCTGGCGCTACGACGACCGGAACGGAGAGCTCGAAGAACACGCCGTCGACACGGCCGGAACCGTCGACGTCGATACAGTCGAGGTCACGACCGAGGTATCCGATGCGGTCTGGCAGACGTTTGTCGGTACCAGCGGCGTCCACGTGGAACCCGACCTCGACGGCCAGGACGACGGGTCGTCGCCGTTAGGAAGCTTCGTGACCGTTCCGCTGGGCCGACATGGTGTCCTGTGGTTTGGCTCGCCTGGAGCGGACTCTTTCGATGATCGAATGGGTGACCTCGCGAAGGCGACCGCCGCGTCCGTCGAGACTGCGTGGAACCGCGCCGAAGGCGAGCAGCGACTCGCAGAGCGCAACGAGGAACTCAAGCGCCTCGACAGGTTGAACGCGCTCATTCGAGGCGTCCATCAGCAGCTGGTCGACGCAGACAGTCGTGAGGTCATCGAACGGGCTGTGGTAGACCAATTCGCCGACTCGGACCTCTACGAGTTCGCATGGGTCGGTACGCGTGAGCCCGGCACGGACACCATCATCCCTCGAGCGTGGGCCGGCGTCGACGACGGATATCTCGAGACCCTCTCGATTCGGACCAACGGAACGACCCCCGACGAAGACCCCATGGCTGCCGCCATCCGAACCGGCGACCTACAGGTTGTGGGAGACGTAGCTATCGATCCACGAGCCGCCAGCTGGCGGGAACCCACGCTCGAACGCGGTGTTCGTTCGTGTATCGCCGTCCCGCTGCGGTATAATGGAACGGCCTACGGGGTCTTGGCGGTGTACACTGCTCGCCTCCAGCCTGACGAGCGCGACAACCCAGTGCTCGCGGAACTGGGGGAAACGATCGCCCACGCAATCGACGCCGTCGAAACCAAGCGGACGCTCCTGACTGACAGCGTCACCGAACTCACGCTCGAGATCTACGAGGGAGATACTGTCCTTGTCAAACTCGCCCAAGAGATTGACTCCGAAATTACATTCGACGGGCTCGTCCCTCTGAACGGCGGCGCAGCCCGTCTGTTCTTTACGGCACATGATGTGACTGCGAAGCAGGTACGAGACGTAGCTCACTGCCTCCCTGGTGTCGCAGCGGTGACGCTCCTTCGGGAAGCGGAAACCGAGAGTGAATTCAAGCTGAAAGCCACCGAACCGACAGTCGCGTCACACGTCGTCAAGAACGGCGGGATCGTCCGCTCGCTTACTGTCACCGGCCAAGCGATCACTGTTGTCGTCGATCAGCCCGCTAACGCGACCGTACGGGAGTTCGTCGAGACGATACAAGCCGAGTACCCAAGCGCTGACCTCGTGGCACGCCACTCACGCGACCGTTCGATCAAGACGCCTGAGGATCTGCGAGTGGTTCTCTCCGAACGACTCACCGCCCGACAACGCGAAATCCTCGAGATGGCATACCGAAGTGGATACTTTGAATCCCCACGTATCAGAACCGGCAGGGATCTTTCGGAGGCGCTCGATGTCACGCAGTCAACGTTCTCCCATCACCTTCGAGAGGGAGAGCGGCGGCTGTGTGAGTTGGTATTTGATCGGTTATGA
- a CDS encoding AAA family ATPase has translation MLVVICGPPGAGKTTITTALRRRLERRGEAVRTLHSDSFSSRTYDQLSERVRETPASAITIVDGTFYRKRWQTQFRAFEPVRFVHVTAALETCLERNRARAESIDEQGVHVVYREFSTPAADVRIDTDEESVSAAVEQLVAALEEWGWLECDSECSVVSETGV, from the coding sequence GTGCTCGTCGTGATCTGTGGCCCGCCGGGTGCTGGCAAGACGACTATAACGACTGCCCTCCGTCGTCGCCTCGAGCGCCGTGGCGAGGCTGTTCGAACGTTGCACTCGGATTCGTTCTCGAGTCGGACGTACGACCAGTTGTCCGAGCGGGTACGGGAGACGCCAGCGAGCGCGATTACGATTGTCGATGGCACGTTCTATCGCAAGCGTTGGCAGACTCAGTTTCGGGCGTTCGAGCCGGTTCGGTTCGTGCACGTGACGGCGGCACTCGAGACATGTCTCGAGCGAAATCGAGCGCGTGCGGAGTCTATCGACGAGCAGGGGGTCCACGTTGTGTATCGGGAGTTTTCGACGCCGGCGGCCGACGTGCGGATCGACACTGACGAGGAATCCGTCTCGGCGGCGGTCGAACAACTCGTGGCTGCACTCGAGGAGTGGGGCTGGCTCGAGTGCGATAGCGAGTGTTCCGTGGTTTCTGAGACCGGCGTGTAG
- a CDS encoding dipeptide epimerase, with protein MLSTEFQRRTIPLEYAFGIARETQTETEVVTVHIEDEDGRVGIGAATPSAHYGETAATVEAVLPDLLAVVEDVGDPLHLERIERRMRETVRRNPAARAAVSIACHDLVAKQLDIPLYRYWGLDPTNTLETSYTIGLDDLETMREKTTAALERGHETLKIKLGTDRDLEIIEMIRDVAPDVRLYADANEAWTPREAVSRIDRLAAYDLEFIEQPVPADDPAGLQFVYERSVLPIAVDESCSTLPDIPRVADRCDIVNLKLMKCGGLREAVRMIHTARAHGLEVMCGCMTESHASIAAACHLAPMLDYADLDGPLLLADDPYAGVAMPSGRIDLASLERAGTGARLE; from the coding sequence ATGCTCAGCACTGAGTTCCAGCGCCGAACGATCCCGCTCGAGTATGCCTTTGGCATCGCACGCGAGACACAGACCGAAACGGAGGTCGTGACAGTGCACATCGAAGACGAGGACGGCCGAGTCGGCATCGGGGCTGCCACGCCGTCGGCTCACTACGGCGAGACGGCAGCAACGGTCGAAGCAGTCCTTCCTGACCTGCTCGCAGTCGTCGAGGACGTCGGCGACCCACTCCACCTCGAGCGCATCGAGCGCCGCATGCGCGAGACAGTCAGGCGAAACCCGGCTGCACGGGCCGCGGTCAGCATCGCCTGTCACGACCTCGTCGCGAAACAACTCGATATCCCACTGTATCGCTACTGGGGACTCGACCCGACGAACACGCTCGAGACGTCCTACACCATCGGCCTCGACGACCTCGAGACGATGCGCGAGAAAACCACCGCGGCACTCGAGCGCGGTCACGAGACGCTGAAGATCAAACTCGGCACTGATCGCGACCTCGAGATCATCGAGATGATTCGAGACGTTGCCCCCGATGTGCGCCTCTATGCCGACGCAAACGAAGCGTGGACGCCACGCGAAGCCGTCAGCCGGATCGACCGCCTCGCCGCGTACGACCTCGAATTCATCGAACAGCCCGTTCCCGCCGACGACCCAGCAGGCCTCCAGTTCGTCTACGAGCGTTCTGTGCTCCCCATCGCCGTCGACGAGTCATGCAGTACGCTCCCAGATATCCCGCGAGTCGCAGACCGCTGTGACATCGTGAACCTGAAACTGATGAAATGTGGCGGCCTTCGGGAGGCAGTCCGGATGATCCATACTGCCCGCGCACACGGCCTCGAGGTCATGTGTGGCTGTATGACTGAATCACACGCCTCGATTGCGGCTGCCTGTCACCTCGCCCCGATGCTCGACTACGCCGACCTCGATGGCCCGCTGTTGCTCGCCGACGACCCCTACGCGGGTGTTGCCATGCCCAGCGGCCGAATCGACCTTGCCAGCCTCGAGCGAGCGGGCACCGGTGCCCGACTCGAGTAG
- a CDS encoding DUF1611 domain-containing protein encodes MKVALLAHEKFPTRAKTALGVLRYGTDDVVAVLDRDNAGTTVSEFVPDVQEAPIVAGMDNLEADAVDALYIGISPIGGEFDESWRDDVRTALEDGCDVISGLHYFLSEDDEFASLAAANDCELWDVRKPDNDLAVADGVAGDVDADVILTVGTDCSVGKMTTTMELARDAREAGYDAAVVPTGQTGIMIEGWGNPIDRVVADFAAGAVEEMVTEIGDEYDYLFVEGQGSIAHPAYSGVTCSILHGAMPDKLVLCHRAGQEVIHGYESFALPPLPTYIDLYEQLAAPVCNAEVVAGALNTSDLDSDDAAADAVDAYGDTLGIPTTDVIRFETDHVLENLL; translated from the coding sequence ATGAAGGTCGCGCTCCTCGCTCACGAGAAGTTTCCGACGCGGGCGAAGACCGCACTCGGTGTGCTTCGCTACGGAACCGACGATGTCGTCGCCGTGCTCGACCGCGACAACGCCGGAACGACCGTCTCTGAGTTCGTTCCGGACGTACAGGAGGCCCCCATCGTTGCCGGCATGGACAACCTCGAGGCTGATGCAGTCGATGCGCTGTATATTGGCATCTCGCCGATCGGCGGCGAGTTCGACGAGTCCTGGCGAGACGACGTCCGTACGGCCCTTGAGGACGGTTGTGACGTCATTTCGGGGCTCCACTATTTTCTCAGCGAGGACGACGAGTTCGCCAGCCTCGCCGCGGCAAACGACTGCGAACTGTGGGACGTTCGCAAGCCAGATAACGATCTGGCGGTCGCAGACGGTGTTGCCGGCGATGTCGACGCCGACGTCATCCTCACCGTCGGGACGGACTGCTCGGTCGGCAAGATGACGACCACGATGGAACTTGCTCGAGACGCTCGCGAGGCGGGCTACGACGCTGCAGTCGTGCCGACCGGCCAGACGGGAATCATGATCGAGGGGTGGGGAAATCCAATCGACCGCGTCGTCGCCGACTTCGCCGCGGGTGCCGTCGAGGAGATGGTTACAGAAATCGGTGACGAGTACGACTATCTCTTCGTCGAAGGGCAAGGCAGCATTGCGCATCCCGCCTACTCTGGCGTGACCTGTAGCATCCTCCACGGCGCGATGCCCGACAAACTGGTGCTGTGTCATAGGGCCGGCCAGGAGGTCATCCACGGCTACGAATCGTTCGCGCTCCCTCCGCTCCCGACCTACATCGACCTCTACGAACAACTGGCTGCGCCCGTCTGTAACGCCGAGGTCGTCGCTGGCGCGCTCAACACGTCCGATCTGGACAGCGACGACGCTGCCGCAGACGCCGTCGACGCCTATGGCGATACCCTTGGCATCCCCACAACAGATGTGATCCGCTTCGAGACCGATCACGTCCTCGAGAACCTGCTCTAA
- a CDS encoding Vms1/Ankzf1 family peptidyl-tRNA hydrolase → MFDLDELLGRAALKERIDELEDELEHMESRYEAEADRRSEAATARQDAEAQVNRLEDRIAQLEGELDRVEGDDTSLEVRRREQLRGGRLEHVLDRLESVRTDSEGALTAVLDGDDTRETLEQVGADEILGERVTLLEDVSPCVCCLDDAGLVSVALEPPAMPSDHETGWNDRFTLEREWFLPTGRYAIALVRTDLFALGIYDGDERLEYHGFESDVKGSHSKGGFSQARFERIRNEQIDSHLDRCEEALAEHVEPALEPAGRRTGSETSSATTAGDGAGETAGLDRLFLVGQRGVVDTLAEEIDLEPAATAAVDATGSPKSALEDAVHSFWTTDLHVI, encoded by the coding sequence ATGTTCGACCTCGACGAGTTGCTGGGACGCGCCGCCCTCAAAGAGCGCATCGACGAGCTCGAGGACGAACTCGAGCACATGGAGAGCCGCTACGAGGCTGAAGCGGATCGTCGATCCGAGGCGGCGACGGCCCGTCAGGACGCCGAAGCACAGGTCAACCGTCTCGAGGACCGAATCGCCCAACTCGAGGGCGAACTCGACCGCGTCGAGGGGGACGACACCAGTCTCGAGGTGCGACGGCGCGAACAGCTTCGCGGCGGTCGCCTCGAGCACGTTCTCGATCGCCTGGAGTCGGTTCGAACCGACTCTGAGGGGGCGCTGACAGCCGTCCTCGATGGAGACGATACTCGTGAGACGCTCGAGCAAGTCGGTGCCGATGAGATCCTCGGCGAGCGAGTCACACTTCTCGAGGATGTTTCGCCGTGCGTTTGCTGTCTCGATGATGCCGGTCTCGTGTCGGTCGCGCTCGAGCCACCCGCAATGCCGTCGGACCACGAAACGGGCTGGAACGATCGATTCACGCTCGAGCGCGAGTGGTTCCTGCCGACCGGGCGCTATGCGATTGCACTGGTTCGAACCGACCTGTTCGCGCTGGGGATTTACGACGGCGACGAGCGCCTCGAGTATCACGGCTTCGAGAGCGACGTGAAAGGCAGTCACTCGAAAGGCGGCTTCTCGCAGGCTCGGTTCGAACGCATTCGCAACGAGCAGATCGACAGCCATCTCGATCGGTGTGAGGAGGCGCTTGCAGAACACGTCGAACCAGCGCTCGAGCCCGCAGGCCGTCGAACCGGATCGGAGACATCCTCAGCGACGACCGCTGGCGATGGGGCTGGCGAGACTGCCGGACTCGATCGGCTCTTTCTCGTCGGCCAGCGTGGTGTCGTCGACACGCTCGCCGAGGAAATCGACCTCGAGCCTGCAGCGACGGCTGCCGTCGATGCGACCGGCAGTCCGAAATCGGCACTCGAGGACGCCGTTCACTCGTTCTGGACGACTGACCTGCATGTGATCTGA